A part of Hippopotamus amphibius kiboko isolate mHipAmp2 chromosome 16, mHipAmp2.hap2, whole genome shotgun sequence genomic DNA contains:
- the LOC130838909 gene encoding ADP-ribosylation factor-like protein 13A — protein sequence MLRLLTGCCSRLKATEEPRRYATVAIVGLDSSGKTLLAEAFQRFLPSRTDSSVKPEMTTLLLDNYDVSIYDLNGDRKSQGIWPNYYARAHGLVFVLDSSNLRRIQEARVILTRLLSDRRVSGKPILLLANKQDKKDALLPCDIVKYLLLEKLMSKSKSMCRVEPCSAIKNLQRGNQQPIIEGLRWLLSAIGDTYEELCTPQEPPPSRIPASKGTRGFGERCSSDSVATRMQMSKEKGQHLEQQSMAPRPLKSILYKGDIRTRPKKNLSVTFALDEPMEKGECSRGRWCM from the exons ATGCTCCGGCTACTGACCGGCTGCTGTTCTCGTCTAAAGGCAACTGAAGAGCCGCGAAG gtatGCAACCGTCGCCATAGTGGGACTGGACAGCTCAGGCAAGACTCTTCTTGCGGAGGCATTCCAGAGAT TCCTCCCCAGTAGGACAGACAGTTCTGTGAAACCTGAGATGACCACACTCCTGCTGGATAATTATGACGTTTCCATCTACGACCTGAATGGAGACAGGAAGAGCCAAGGAATCTGGCCCAACTACTATGCTCGGGCACATGGGCTGGTTTTTGTTCTGGATTCCAGTAACTTAAGGCGCATTCAGGAAGCGAGGGTCATCTTAACCCGCCTGCTGTCTGATAGAAGAGTTTCCGGGAAACCCATTCTACT CCTGGCCAACAAGCAAGACAAGAAAGACGCTCTGCTACCTTGTGATATTGTTAAATATCTGCTGCTGGAAAAGCTAATGAGCAAGAGCAAGTCCATGTGCCGAGTG GAACCCTGTTCAGCCATCAAAAACCTCCAAAGAGGGAACCAACAGCCTATAATTGAAGGCCTGCGCTGGCTGTTATCTGCCATTGGGGATACATATGAAGAGCTGTGTACTCCCCAAGAGCCACCCCCATCGAGAATCCCAGCCTCTAAGGGCACCAGAGGCTTTGGGGAAAGATGCTCATCAGACAG CGTTGCTACCAGGATGCAAATGTCCAAAGAAAAAGGACAGCATCTAGAACAACAGTCAATGGCACCTAGGCCTCTAAAGTCAATCCTATAC AAAGGAGATATAAGAACAAGACCTAAAAAGAACTTATCAGTAACATTTGCTTTAGACGAACCCATGGAGAAGGGTGAATGTTCTCGGGGGCGATGGTGCATGTAA